In Stigmatella aurantiaca, one DNA window encodes the following:
- a CDS encoding polyhydroxyalkanoic acid system family protein, which produces MGTMKFEVPHSLPKDEVKKRVEQLLQYWGSKYGVKADWAGDGAKLMGKVMGINLDASFTITDKAVQGEGTDPGMLLRSQAKSYLQKKFGAVLDPGKSLTDLKSTLD; this is translated from the coding sequence ATGGGCACGATGAAGTTCGAGGTTCCCCACTCCCTGCCGAAGGACGAAGTGAAGAAGCGCGTCGAGCAGCTCCTGCAGTACTGGGGCAGCAAGTACGGCGTGAAGGCGGACTGGGCCGGTGACGGCGCCAAGCTCATGGGCAAGGTGATGGGCATCAACCTGGATGCCAGCTTCACCATCACCGACAAGGCCGTGCAGGGCGAGGGCACCGACCCGGGCATGCTCCTGCGCAGCCAGGCGAAGAGCTACCTGCAGAAGAAGTTCGGGGCCGTGCTGGATCCGGGCAAGAGCCTGACGGACCTGAAGAGCACCCTGGACTAG
- a CDS encoding protein-glutamate O-methyltransferase, with protein MLNVSQKALQQLAALLLERAGLKITPDGYHSLRLALATRMPVAGISDPEVYVQRLRDVGGEQELRSLVPLVTVGHTEFFRDPKQFRALERFILPQLLAKARREMRRVCIWSAGCATGEEPYSVAMVMAELGALAVEVDLWATDLNLAAVEAARLGRFSVRRSSGISSERLERFFHPVEDGMEVQSTLREYVRFEGQNLAAPSFDAVTPGSLDLILCRNVIIYFDLPTIRSLMDRFLVALRPGGLLFLGYSESLFKVYDRFEMIEVDGAFVYRRPLLGVARAAAAAAPAPITTPVPMSVSSPGIPATVVTPAGGSLPRPAPSLSRLRPPDAPMPMSPAPRASVQEPAASLASRGTTEPVRPARLTLEGTSTDPRGVRTTEVPGGAKAFPPSERLKQAVRKMMQSDFTAAIHDVEKLLIDEPGHLDALLTLGNLYSLTGRISEAREAFAQALVREPLCVEARIFGGVAALQAGNLVEARSELGKALFLEPTLALGHYLLAQVQERTQDREGARRSYRNAIAQLRFPQRPLAGHYPDIPDSADAIARVARYALAALEEEAGH; from the coding sequence GTGCTGAACGTGAGCCAAAAGGCTTTGCAGCAGCTCGCCGCCCTCCTGCTGGAGCGGGCCGGTCTGAAGATCACCCCGGACGGTTACCACAGCCTCCGGCTGGCGCTGGCCACGCGCATGCCCGTGGCGGGCATCAGTGATCCCGAGGTGTATGTGCAGCGGCTCCGGGACGTCGGCGGAGAGCAGGAGCTGCGCTCGCTGGTGCCGCTGGTCACCGTGGGCCACACGGAGTTCTTCCGGGACCCCAAGCAGTTCCGGGCGCTGGAGCGCTTCATCTTGCCGCAGCTGCTGGCCAAGGCGCGGCGGGAGATGCGCCGGGTGTGCATCTGGTCCGCCGGGTGCGCCACGGGCGAGGAGCCGTACAGTGTCGCCATGGTCATGGCGGAGCTGGGGGCGCTGGCGGTCGAGGTGGACCTGTGGGCCACGGATCTCAACCTCGCCGCGGTGGAGGCCGCCCGGCTGGGGCGCTTCTCGGTGCGGCGCTCCTCGGGCATCTCCTCCGAGCGCCTGGAGCGCTTCTTCCACCCCGTGGAGGACGGGATGGAAGTGCAGTCCACGCTGCGCGAGTACGTGCGCTTCGAGGGGCAGAACCTCGCCGCGCCCTCGTTCGACGCGGTGACGCCGGGCTCGCTGGATCTCATCCTCTGCCGCAACGTCATCATCTACTTCGACCTGCCCACCATCCGCAGCCTGATGGACCGCTTCCTGGTGGCGCTGCGGCCCGGAGGGCTGCTCTTCCTGGGGTACTCGGAGAGCCTCTTCAAGGTCTATGACCGCTTCGAGATGATCGAGGTGGATGGGGCGTTCGTCTACCGGCGGCCCCTGCTGGGCGTGGCCCGTGCCGCGGCGGCGGCGGCGCCCGCGCCGATCACCACGCCGGTGCCGATGAGCGTCTCCTCACCCGGCATTCCCGCCACCGTCGTGACGCCGGCGGGAGGCTCCCTGCCGCGGCCCGCGCCCTCCTTGAGCCGCCTGCGTCCGCCGGATGCGCCCATGCCGATGAGCCCTGCGCCCCGGGCCTCGGTGCAGGAGCCTGCCGCCAGCCTGGCGAGCCGCGGTACCACCGAGCCGGTGCGCCCCGCGCGGCTCACGCTGGAGGGGACCTCCACGGATCCCCGCGGGGTGCGCACCACCGAGGTGCCCGGAGGGGCCAAGGCGTTTCCGCCCTCCGAGCGGCTGAAGCAGGCGGTGCGCAAGATGATGCAGAGCGACTTCACGGCCGCCATCCACGACGTGGAGAAGCTGCTCATCGACGAGCCGGGCCACCTGGATGCGCTCTTGACGCTGGGCAACCTCTACTCGCTCACGGGCCGCATCTCCGAGGCGCGCGAGGCCTTTGCCCAGGCGCTGGTGCGCGAGCCGCTGTGCGTGGAGGCGCGGATCTTCGGCGGCGTGGCCGCGCTCCAGGCCGGCAACCTGGTGGAGGCGCGCTCCGAGCTGGGCAAGGCCCTGTTCCTGGAGCCCACGCTGGCATTGGGCCACTACCTGCTCGCCCAGGTGCAGGAGCGGACCCAGGATCGCGAGGGGGCCCGGCGCAGCTACCGCAACGCCATTGCCCAGCTGCGCTTCCCCCAGCGTCCGCTCGCGGGCCACTACCCGGACATCCCGGACTCAGCCGATGCCATTGCCCGGGTGGCCCGCTACGCGCTCGCGGCGCTGGAGGAGGAGGCGGGACACTAG
- a CDS encoding chemotaxis protein CheB has product MLLVGSGLRLLARHLFQGDLLVSAGESNFADALDTVEDQTPDVLLVDLTSMDALEAIAQVMAERPTPILAMSSGVLTRDQAFKALALGALDVVERTPVPGAEFWQGIARQLVMLSQVRVVRHVQGKVRRRPPPPVDGAEPPFPLVAIASSLGGPRALSILLRSIPKDFPAAVCICQHISVGFTEGLAHWLASETGLRVMEAPNEEKMVPGTAYIAPSGAHLVVRPDGRLLLDPRPPVRGFRPSCDLLLSSAAESFGRRCIGVILTGMGKDGARGLKEIRERGGRTIAQNAETCVVYGMPREAVQLGAAEEILPLDRIGPTLLEWVETC; this is encoded by the coding sequence GTGTTGCTGGTGGGAAGCGGACTGCGCCTCCTGGCACGTCACCTCTTTCAAGGCGACCTGCTCGTCTCCGCCGGCGAGAGCAACTTCGCCGACGCCCTGGACACCGTAGAGGACCAGACCCCGGACGTCCTGCTCGTCGACCTGACGTCGATGGACGCCCTGGAGGCCATCGCGCAGGTGATGGCGGAGCGGCCCACCCCCATTCTCGCCATGAGCTCGGGGGTGCTGACGCGCGACCAGGCCTTCAAGGCCCTGGCGCTCGGAGCGCTCGACGTGGTGGAGCGCACGCCCGTGCCCGGCGCGGAGTTCTGGCAGGGCATCGCGCGCCAGCTGGTGATGCTCTCGCAGGTGCGCGTGGTGCGGCACGTTCAGGGCAAGGTGCGCCGCCGGCCGCCGCCGCCCGTCGATGGGGCCGAGCCCCCGTTCCCCCTGGTGGCCATCGCCTCGTCGCTGGGCGGGCCCCGGGCCCTGTCCATCCTGCTGCGCAGCATCCCCAAGGACTTCCCGGCGGCGGTCTGCATCTGTCAGCACATCAGCGTGGGCTTCACCGAGGGCCTGGCGCACTGGCTGGCCTCGGAGACGGGCCTGCGGGTGATGGAGGCGCCCAACGAGGAGAAGATGGTGCCGGGCACGGCCTACATTGCCCCCTCGGGCGCCCACCTGGTGGTGCGGCCGGACGGGCGGCTGCTCTTGGATCCTCGTCCCCCGGTACGAGGTTTCCGGCCTTCGTGTGATCTCCTGCTATCCTCGGCCGCGGAGTCGTTTGGGCGGCGATGTATCGGCGTCATTCTCACGGGCATGGGCAAGGACGGGGCGCGCGGGCTGAAGGAAATCCGTGAGCGGGGTGGAAGAACCATCGCCCAGAACGCGGAAACATGTGTTGTTTACGGAATGCCGCGTGAGGCGGTGCAGCTGGGCGCCGCGGAAGAGATCCTTCCGCTGGATCGGATCGGGCCAACACTCCTGGAGTGGGTGGAGACGTGCTGA